In Electrophorus electricus isolate fEleEle1 chromosome 1, fEleEle1.pri, whole genome shotgun sequence, a single window of DNA contains:
- the rps19bp1 gene encoding active regulator of SIRT1 isoform X1, producing the protein MSISVIRRGLELLSNDIKDGGKSQKKSCQKTTLMDQISSNKQGVRKQIRQLQAHSQARKSKVTVKNKNVKNALEEYRKKQKKSQLSANLEYFLGTSYVTQEHHTKKIQQQNTGRLSRHQPEQPVRKPAQEKSIFTEEEFQKFQKEYFANL; encoded by the exons ATGTCAATTTCAGTGATACGCAGGGGACTGGAGCTTCTGAGCAATGACATTAAAG ATGGTGGTAAGAGTCAGAAGAAGAGTTGTCAGAAGACGACATTGATGGATCAGATCAGCTCCAATAAACAGGGTGTCAGGAAGCAGATCCGTCAGCTGCAGGCTCACAGCCAAGCCAGGAAGAGCAAAGTGACCGTGAAAAACAAGAACGTCAAAAATGCTTTGG AGGAGTACCgaaagaagcagaaaaaaagtcaGCTCAGTGCCAATCTGGAGTACTTCCTGGGAACAAGCTATGTAACGCAGGAACACCACACAAAGAAG atCCAGCAGCAGAACACCGGCCGTCTCTCCCGTCACCAGCCGGAGCAGCCGGTCAGGAAACCAGCACAGGAAAAATCCATCTTCACAGAGGAGGAATTCCAGAAATTCCAGAAGGAATATTTTGCTAATCTATGA
- the atf4a gene encoding cyclic AMP-dependent transcription factor ATF-4, protein MSLSSQLCMEDAGSLFLGPSTLMADPFGPLLDEDEERSLSEGSSSPLSFSSYSESYTSSPFSSPLAPSPLGCKVGCDVSPLPWLSAGEQVDAHAGADQKEGDAFSGMEWMAEKIDLSDFDLDSLIGSCDLDEPPSSPEELLATLNSQMELDLNPLPFPSTSTSNPEELVLPALPLDLPLPELPEDPEIRPDPVTIEVKSEPPSPPPAPAPHSPAFTLELGSEVDISELEKAVSKAGSDHQTPSLVLSLSPAHILLVLAPKDEVSIVASTCTDQSDSGVDSMSGSPPHCPSPTPSPKPMGVSRTKPYSKPDPGTGPAVGGRVKTTSGAPKMADKKLKKMEQNKTAATRYRQKKRVEQESLNLECVELEKRNEELKEKADSISREIQYLKDLMEEVRSAKNRKNKTKANSR, encoded by the exons ATGTCTCTGAGCTCACAGCTGTGCATGGAGGACGCGGGGTCCCTGTTCTTGGGGCCCTCGACTCTGATGGCTGACCCCTTTGGGCCCCTTCTGGACGAAGATGAAGAGAGATCTCTGTCCGAGGGGTCGTCTTcgcccctctccttctcttcataCTCTGAATCTTACACCTCCTCCCCGTTCTCCTCCCCCTTGGCCCCTTCTCCTCTAGGGTGTAAAGTCGGGTGTGACGTGTCGCCGCTCCCTTGGCTGTCTGCTGGTGAGCAGGTTGATGCTCATGCTGGGGCAGATCAGAAAGAAG GGGATGCGTTTTCTGGCATGGAATGGATGGCGGAGAAGATCGACCTTAGCGACTTTGACCTGGATTCGCTCATCGGATCCTGTGATTTAGACGAGCCCCCTAGCTCCCCCGAGGAGCTCTTGGCCACCCTCAATTCCCAAATGGAATTGGACCTGAATCCGCTTCCATTCCCTTCAACATCAACCTCCAACCCGGAAGAGCTTGTCCTGCCTGCTCTCCCCCTTGACCTTCCACTCCCTGAGCTGCCGGAAGACCCAGAGATCCGTCCGGATCCTGTCACCATTGAGGTCAAATCTGAGCCACCATCCCCGCCTCCTGCCCCGGCACCCCACTCTCCTGCCTTTACCCTGGAACTGGGCAGCGAGGTGGACATCTCTGAGCTGGAGAAGGCCGTTTCCAAGGCGGGAAGTGACCACCAGACCCCCAGCCTtgtgctctcgctctcccctGCCCACATCTTGCTGGTCCTTGCTCCGAAGGATGAGGTGAGCATTGTGGCCAGCACCTGCACGGATCAGTCTGACAGCGGTGTCGATTCCATGTCTGGCTCTCCACCACACTGCCCAAGTCCCACCCCATCTCCAAAGCCCATGGGTGTGTCCAGAACCAAGCCATACTCAAAGCCTGACCCAGGTACGGGGCCAGCTGTCGGTGGCAGGGTGAAGACCACCTCTGGGGCTCCAAAGATGGCAGATAAGAAGCTAAAGAAGATGGAGCAGAACAAGACAGCGGCAACCCGGTACCGTCAGAAGAAACGGGTGGAGCAGGAGTCACTGAACCtggagtgtgtggagctggagaagaggaACGAGGAGCTGAAGGAAAAGGCTGATTCGATAAGCCGAGAGATCCAGTACCTGAAGGATCTCATGGAGGAGGTCCGGTCTGCCAAGAACCGCAAAAACAAGACCAAGGCCAACTCCCGCTGA
- the LOC113579523 gene encoding 3-mercaptopyruvate sulfurtransferase-like has protein sequence MFHQTKALVTARWLSEAIKTRTGSSVRVLDASWHLPKLQRIAKSDFKKRHIPGALFFDIDRCSDISSPMDHMLPTEKVFAEYVGNLGIANDSHVVVYDASECGAFSSPRVWWMFRVFGHSSVYVLNGGLKHWISEGYPLTDKYKRPEPTEFKATLNRSWVKTFEDILNNTDTKTFQLVDARPLGRFRGTDPEPRDNTEPGHIPGSTNIPFTSFLAPSGLLLPPDELRALFQQAGVDLQQPLCVTCGSAVTACNVALAAYECGQPDVSVYDGGWSEWYTRAVPELVLSEGRGKHR, from the exons ATGTTCCATCAAACCAAAGCGCTGGTTACGGCCAGGTGGCTCTCCGAAGCCATCAAAACACGCACAGGATCCAGCGTCCGAGTTCTGGATGCCTCATGGCATCTACCAAAACTACAGCGAATTGCCAAGAGCGATTTTAAAAAGAGACACATACCCGGTGCCTTGTTTTTTGACATCGACCGATGTAGCGACATAAGTTCTCCGATGGATCATATGCTCCCTACAGAGAAAGTTTTCGCGGAATATGTCGGGAATCTGGGCATCGCCAACGACTCGCACGTCGTGGTGTACGATGCGAGCGAGTGCGGAGCGTTTTCCTCGCCGCGCGTCTGGTGGATGTTCCGGGTCTTCGGGCACAGTTCAGTGTATGTCCTCAACGGTGGTCTAAAGCACTGGATTAGTGAGGGATACCCGCTAACAGATAAATACAAGAGGCCAGAACCGACGGAGTTCAAAGCCACTCTGAATCGTTCGTGGGTCAAAACGTTCGAAGACATTTTGAACAACACTGACACTAAGACGTTTCAGCTGGTAGATGCGCGGCCTTTAGGTAGATTCCGAGGAACTGACCCAGAACCGAGAGACA atACTGAACCTGGCCACATTCCTGGTTCCACCAATATACCCTTCACATCTTTCCTGGCTCCGTCTGGGCTGCTGCTTCCACCAGACGAGCTGAGGGCACTGTTCCAGCAGGCCGGGGTGGATTTGCAACAACCACTGTGCGTGACGTGCGGTTCGGCAGTCACAGCATGCAACGTTGCCCTGGCCGCCTATGAGTGTGGCCAGCcagatgtgtctgtgtatgacgGGGGGTGGTCTGAGTGGTACACGCGTGCAGTACCTGAACTTGTGCTGTCTGAGGGGCGAGGGAAACACCGGTAA
- the rps19bp1 gene encoding active regulator of SIRT1 isoform X2, translating to MSLHRSMSKNKAPDGGKSQKKSCQKTTLMDQISSNKQGVRKQIRQLQAHSQARKSKVTVKNKNVKNALEEYRKKQKKSQLSANLEYFLGTSYVTQEHHTKKIQQQNTGRLSRHQPEQPVRKPAQEKSIFTEEEFQKFQKEYFANL from the exons ATGTCGCTACATCGGTCGATGTCAAAAAACAAGGCACCGG ATGGTGGTAAGAGTCAGAAGAAGAGTTGTCAGAAGACGACATTGATGGATCAGATCAGCTCCAATAAACAGGGTGTCAGGAAGCAGATCCGTCAGCTGCAGGCTCACAGCCAAGCCAGGAAGAGCAAAGTGACCGTGAAAAACAAGAACGTCAAAAATGCTTTGG AGGAGTACCgaaagaagcagaaaaaaagtcaGCTCAGTGCCAATCTGGAGTACTTCCTGGGAACAAGCTATGTAACGCAGGAACACCACACAAAGAAG atCCAGCAGCAGAACACCGGCCGTCTCTCCCGTCACCAGCCGGAGCAGCCGGTCAGGAAACCAGCACAGGAAAAATCCATCTTCACAGAGGAGGAATTCCAGAAATTCCAGAAGGAATATTTTGCTAATCTATGA
- the LOC113579536 gene encoding uncharacterized protein LOC113579536, whose amino-acid sequence MSLGVSLKPNRPARPPSLDPSVAPPTPLRPAGDSPIYLSVLSEELPDQWNATPARPAPPVPRRPVPYREDQPAQITQPKNLNEYKESTGIRNTEDPLPSITSDAKWVLYKDVLSDETDCPPQDCTTPQNHPPPRPLAPPRPAAPPHPAVIRPRRPSLSESTSEGPTEHLYEYLPDILPDAQLQDEAGWASSSPVLPAVPTEGRPQRSCSRNEQSSVEGNSCKELQLLLDWWRSLEEWEQLAMHYQGHETKLLITVVHRVKMAMHLFELLMFEHGRVLLNYIMELHCTANSVDKVNKKKRIMGMTGGTTGAVGAVAVVAGLALAPLTFGASVVAAGIGVGVAAAGGVAGASAAITGKVKSSQFRQKVEGILRNYKSEMEDIVGCLKFIDVGMEHLRMQDHLELKYMDADAVKIVQMAQETEGFASIDAVAKCVYVLQAFASGIDSYYAEEDKLRLKKDSESQFAGEVREVAVRLKEGMDELIRVKNLFRSVVL is encoded by the exons ATGTCACTC GGAGTTAGTCTTAAGCCTAACCGTCCCGCTCGCCCACCATCCCTTGACCCATCAGTGGCGCCACCGACACCCCTACGGCCAGCAGGAGATTCGCCTATTTATCTATCTGTCCTGTCTGAGGAGCTCCCTGACCAG tggAATGCGACACCTGCCAGACCTGCACCCCCAGTCCCAAGGAGACCTGTTCCCTACAGAGAAGATCAACCCGCTCAGATCACCCAGCCTAAG AATTTAAACGAGTACAAGGAGTCAACAGGCATTAGAAACACAGAAGACCCGTTGCCCAGTATAACCTCTGATGCAAAGTGGGTCCTGTACAAAGATGTTCTTTCTGATGAGACCGATTGCCCA CCTCAGGACTGTACCACACCACAAAACCACCCACCTCCTCGGCCTCTTGCTCCACCTCGTCCTGCTGCTCCCCCTCACCCTGCAGTGATACGACCCCGAAGACCCTCCCTGTCCGAAAGCACCTCAGAAGGTCCCACTGAGCACCTGTATGAGTATTTACCGGATATACTGCCAGACGCCCAGCTACAA GATGAAGCAGGTTGGGCATCTTCCAGCCCAGTTCTACCTGCAGTCCCAACAGAGGGGAGGCCTCAGCGTTCTTGCTCTAGGAATGAGCAGTCTAGCGTAGAAGGAAACAGCTGCAAG GAGCTGCAGCTTCTGTTGGATTGGTGGAGAAGTTTGGAAG AGTGGGAGCAACTGGCCATGCACTATCAAGGACATGAAACAAA ACTGCTGATCACAGTGGTCCACAGGGTGAAAATGGCAATGCATCTGTTTGAGCTGCTCATGTTCGAGCACGGCCGGGTCCTGCTGAACTACATCATGGAGCTGCACTGCACTGCCAACAGTGTAGACAAGGTGAACAAGAAGAAGCGCATCATGGGCATGACGGGGGGCACCACGGGAGCGGTGGGCGCCGTTGCCGTGGTCGCAGGCCTGGCTCTCGCCCCCCTGACCTTCGGTGCCTCTGTGGTAGCTGCCGGGATCGGCGTTGGGGTCGCCGCCGCTGGAGGGGTCGCCGGTGCGTCCGCTGCCATCACCGGCAAAGTGAAGAGCAGTCAGTTCCGGCAGAAAGTTGAGGGGATTCTTAGAAACTACAAATCCGAGATGGAGGATATCGTGGGGTGCCTGAAGTTCATCGATGTGGGAATGGAACACCTCAGGATGCAGGACCACTTGGAACTAAAATACATGGATGCTGATGCCGTGAAAATAGTGCAAATGGCACAGGAGACAGAAGGCTTCGCTTCCATAGACGCTGTTGCCAAGTGCGTGTATGTACTGCAGGCCTTTGCCTCTGGGATTGATTCCTACTACGCTGAGGAAGACAAGCTGAGGCTGAAGAAGGACTCTGAAAGCCAGTTCGCAGGGGAGGTTCGTGAGGTTGCAGTCAGACTCAAAGAGGGCATGGATGAACTGATCCGGGTTAAAAACCTGTTTCGCTCTGTAGTTCTGTGA